Genomic window (Cyanobacteria bacterium GSL.Bin1):
TGGCAGCAAAAAATGGATGAAAGCTCACTGTGTCGTCATTCCTTTGTCATTGCCATTGGGGGAGGGGCAGTGCTAGATGCAGTGGGCTATGCTGCTGCCACTGCCCATCGAGGCATTCGCTTGATTCGAGTGCCGACCACCGTCTTAGCGCAAAATGATGCCGGGGTTGGTGTGAAAAATGGCATCAATGCTTTTGCCAAGAAAAATTTCTTGGGAACCTTTAGTCCCCCCTATGCCGTTTTGAATGATTCTGCTTTTTTGCACACTCTTGATGATCGCAACTGGCGAGGAGGAATTGCCGAAGCCATCAAGGTCAGCTTAATTAAAGATGTTGCCTTTTTTGAACAGCTGGAAACCTTAGCCGGCGCGATCGCGCTGCGAGAGATGAGTGCAATGCAAATGGCCATTTATCGCAGTGCTGAACTCCATTTACAACATATTGCTAGAAATGGCGATCCCTTTGAAATGGGGTCGTCTCGTCCCCTCGATTTTGGTCATTGGGCAGCCCATCGTTTAGAACATTTGACCCACTATCGCTTAAATCATGGAGAAGCCGTTGCCATTGGGATTGCCCTCGATAGCACCTATTCGTATTTAATGGGCTTACTCCCCGAAAGAGAGTTACAACGAATTTATGACACGCTTCAAACCTTAAAATTTACCCTTTACGTACCAGAACTCTCTCACTATCTTGACGATCCCCAGCATCCCAACTCCTTATTTATCGGTTTAAAAGAATTCCAAGAGCATTTAGGGGGTCAACTGACTGTGATGTTACTAGCCGGAATTGGTCGCGGGGTGGAAGTTCATCAGGTCAACTTAGAGCGTTATCGCGAGGCAGTAGGGATTTTAAAAAACCAATCATTTACTCTTTAACTCGAATCACCTTATGCGTTTAAGCTGCGACTCCCCTTACCATCTGACTTACTGCACCAATATTCACCCGGGAGAACATTGGCAGTCTGTCTTTACTAACTTACAAACCTATATTCCTCAACTAAAACAGAAGGTTTCCCCAAACCAACCATTCGGAATTGGGTTACGTCTAGCCAATATAGCGAGTGAGGAATTACTATCAGGAAATGCCTTAGCCGAATTTCAAGATTGGTTAACCGCACAGCATTGCTATGTTTTTACGCTCAATGGTTTTCCTTATGGTGGATTTCATCATCAAGTGGTTAAAGAGCAGGTTTATGCCCCCGATTGGTCGCAAACAGAGCGTTTTCATTATACCCAACGTTTGGTTACAATTTTAGGAACCCTGCTTCCAGAGAGCTTAGATGGGGGGATTTCTACCGTTCCTTTATCTTATAAACCCTGGTGGCAGCCCTATCCCGAGCAATTGTCTGTCATTTTTAAGAGTAGCGTTCATCATCTTGCCGCGATCGCTGCCGAAATGGCACAGGTAGAAGCAACAACTGGCAAATTACTCCACCTTGACCTCGAACCGGAACCGGATGCTCTACTGGAAAATACTGATGAAGTGATCGCTTTCTATCAAGATTGGCTATTAACGGTGGGCGTGAAGTATTTGCAAAGAGAGTGGGGCGTTAATTTTTCTACGGCAGAACGCTGGCTTAAACGACATATTCGGGTGTGTTACGATACTTGCCATTTTGCTGTGGCATACGAAGACCCTGCGACGACGTTTGCCAACTTCCAACAAGCCGGAATTGCCATTGGTAAGTTCCAACTCAGTGCAGCGATTCGGATTCCGATACCAAGGGAATTATCACAACGACAAGCCCTATATCACTCTCTAGAACCCTTTGCCGAATCGACTTATTTACATCAGGTCATTGAGCAGCAAGCTAATCGTTCGCTCAATCACTACTCTGATTTAGGAGATGCCCTGACTACTTTAAATACGACTACTGCCACTGAATGGCGTACCCATTTCCATGTGCCCATTTTTATTGACCGGTATCCGCCCTTTTTCTCGACGCAAGACCACATTGCTGACATTCTCAAACAACTTCCTCAAGTTCCTGATTGCAGCCACCTAGAAATTGAAACCTATACTTGGGAAGTTTTGCCCTCTGACCTCAAACTCGATCTGCTCTCCTCAATTCAGCGGGAGTATGAATGGGTTTTAGCCACTTTACCTCAATCTCTTGTAATGACTCATTAGACATGATGAAAAAAACAGTTGTTCTTAATGTTGTTGGTTTAAGCCAGAAACTTTTGGGAGAGCACACGCCCAAATTAAGTCGCTGGCTCGCTGAAGGAAAACTAGCTACGATTGAACCGGTTCTTCCTGCGGTGACTTGTACAGCCCAAAGTACTTACTTAACTGGAGAATGGCCGAATAAAACGGGCATTATTGCCAATGGTTGGTACTTTCGCGATCGCTGTGAAGTCAAATTTTGGCAACAGTCAAATCAGTTAGTACAAGCCCCTAAAATTTGGGAAATCGCTCGTAAGCTTGACCCGTCTTTTACCTGCGCCAATTTGTTTTGGTGGTACAACATGTACTCCACTGTGGACTATTCGGTGACGCCGCGTCCGATGTATCCGGCAGATGGTCGGAAGTTTCCAGATATCTATACCCACCCGGCTGATTTTCGTTCGCAATTGCAGACCGAACTCGGTCAGTTTCCCCTCTTTAAGTTTTGGGGGCCAACAACATCTTCCGAATCAAGCCAATGGATTGCCAAATCAGCAAAATGGTTGGAAAAAAGAGTGAGTCCCACTTTAACCTTAATCTACTTACCCCACCTCGACTATTGCCAGCAAAAATTTACTTGTGAAGCCGATCAAATTGCAACTGATCTCCAAGAAATTGACGAAATATGTGGCGATTTAATTGAGTTCTACGAAGATCAAGGCGCACAAGTGATCATTCTTTCAGAATATGGTATCACCCCAGTTAAGCAACCGGTTCATATTAACCGTTTGCTGCGCAAGGAAGGATTGGTGCAAGTGCGAGAAGAATTAGGTCGAGAACTCCTTGATCCCGGTGCTAGTCAAGCCTTTGCTGTTGCCGATCATCAAATTGCCCACGTTTATGTTAATGATCTCACCGTGCTCTCAAGCGTGAAACGTCTATTGGAAGCTACAGAAGGCATTGATTTTGTCTTAGATGAAGTCGGTAAGGAAAAATATCATCTCAATCATGAACGGAGCGGAGAATTAGTAGCAGTTGCGAAGCCAGAAGCATGGTTTACCTACTATTACTGGTTAGACGATCAAGTTGCTCCTGATTTTGCCCGCACGGTCGATATTCATCGTAAGCCCGGATATGATCCTGTAGAAATGTACATCGACCCAGAGATTAAGTTTCCCCAATTAAAAATTGCTAGTAAATTACTACAAAAGAAACTTGGTTTCCGCTACTTAATGGATATCATTCCCTTAGATGCTAGCCTTGTTCAGGGGTCGCACGGGCATATTCCAGCATCATCTCAAGATCATCCCGTGTTGATGACTCGGCA
Coding sequences:
- a CDS encoding 3-dehydroquinate synthase, with the protein product MVASSTPLNRHSHQLLQQNFSVTFQYQVHFTEQLFDSNNPLLANVVAADSETLPHKMMVIADEGVLANHPHLSSQIENYCHHYGDVLKLTTAVIAVPGGEAIKNNSNWVEAWQQKMDESSLCRHSFVIAIGGGAVLDAVGYAAATAHRGIRLIRVPTTVLAQNDAGVGVKNGINAFAKKNFLGTFSPPYAVLNDSAFLHTLDDRNWRGGIAEAIKVSLIKDVAFFEQLETLAGAIALREMSAMQMAIYRSAELHLQHIARNGDPFEMGSSRPLDFGHWAAHRLEHLTHYRLNHGEAVAIGIALDSTYSYLMGLLPERELQRIYDTLQTLKFTLYVPELSHYLDDPQHPNSLFIGLKEFQEHLGGQLTVMLLAGIGRGVEVHQVNLERYREAVGILKNQSFTL
- the eboE gene encoding metabolite traffic protein EboE, producing MRLSCDSPYHLTYCTNIHPGEHWQSVFTNLQTYIPQLKQKVSPNQPFGIGLRLANIASEELLSGNALAEFQDWLTAQHCYVFTLNGFPYGGFHHQVVKEQVYAPDWSQTERFHYTQRLVTILGTLLPESLDGGISTVPLSYKPWWQPYPEQLSVIFKSSVHHLAAIAAEMAQVEATTGKLLHLDLEPEPDALLENTDEVIAFYQDWLLTVGVKYLQREWGVNFSTAERWLKRHIRVCYDTCHFAVAYEDPATTFANFQQAGIAIGKFQLSAAIRIPIPRELSQRQALYHSLEPFAESTYLHQVIEQQANRSLNHYSDLGDALTTLNTTTATEWRTHFHVPIFIDRYPPFFSTQDHIADILKQLPQVPDCSHLEIETYTWEVLPSDLKLDLLSSIQREYEWVLATLPQSLVMTH
- a CDS encoding alkaline phosphatase family protein, coding for MKKTVVLNVVGLSQKLLGEHTPKLSRWLAEGKLATIEPVLPAVTCTAQSTYLTGEWPNKTGIIANGWYFRDRCEVKFWQQSNQLVQAPKIWEIARKLDPSFTCANLFWWYNMYSTVDYSVTPRPMYPADGRKFPDIYTHPADFRSQLQTELGQFPLFKFWGPTTSSESSQWIAKSAKWLEKRVSPTLTLIYLPHLDYCQQKFTCEADQIATDLQEIDEICGDLIEFYEDQGAQVIILSEYGITPVKQPVHINRLLRKEGLVQVREELGRELLDPGASQAFAVADHQIAHVYVNDLTVLSSVKRLLEATEGIDFVLDEVGKEKYHLNHERSGELVAVAKPEAWFTYYYWLDDQVAPDFARTVDIHRKPGYDPVEMYIDPEIKFPQLKIASKLLQKKLGFRYLMDIIPLDASLVQGSHGHIPASSQDHPVLMTRQSDLLANNQINAVDVFQVILAHLKNSLI